The nucleotide sequence GCACTAGGGGCATGGCAGTGGAACACTCCAAATCTTGGAGGGCCAGCTCAAGGCGATCTACCAAATTACATTCAGGTTTACTCCTCAACTATGACAAAATGTCTTTTCTCCCTGTTCCAAACACGGAACAGGCCATCATAAGCGAGCTGGGTTGCATCACGGTGGACAAAAACAAACAAGgcagaatgtaggtcaacaggaattCAAGAGCACTGTAAGTTCTGTACGCCATGTTGGGAAGTAGGAATAGCTGAAAAGGAATtgagtttactgaggagggtggaatgctgtCAAGAGGCTGACCAGGCGGACGTGACATTGGGAATAAAGTCACCTGCACTCGTCCTTCAGAGGAGTCCtgagagcagcctttaaggagcagtgaGAATGATCACATAGGTCATTGGACTTTGGGTGATACACTTTGAGTACCCTAATGTCGGGGTTCTGGGCCATCTGAATTGAATTGGGGACTGCGgtcagaggagatatcagatgGGGTGTCAAACCAAGtaacccaggtgctgatgaacacCCAAAATACTCAAGCTATGTCTGTGCCTGTCATCGATGTTTGAGGGACGACCTCTTGCCTCCTGGTAGTACAGTCCACAACAGTAAGAAGGTGTATGaaattgtggggtggggggagggggtataaAAAGAGGACCAACAAAGTCCACGTTGACATTGTCAAACTGTCGTTCAGGGACCTCAAAAGGACCTGAACACGACAGTTAATTTTTGCCCATTGGCACTCCATACAAGCTGCTGTCCAATCACACAGATCCTTTCTGAGGTTGTGCCAGAAAAAATTTAGTGCAGTCAGTTTCTGTGCGGCCTTCCGGCCTGAAGACGAGAGGCCATGCATGGAGTCGAAAATAGTACGTCTCCAGTTTCTAGGCACAATGGGGTGAGGACAACTGGTTGAGATatcacacaggagagaaaccccaacTTCATGTCAGCCAACAGCTAGCCCATGACTGCTGTtcggtaagcctggacctctgggtcagtagcttggtcGGCTGCCATGCTGGCATAGTCAACCCCTATGTGTACGGCCTCAACAGCTGGCCTTGAGAGGCAGTCAGCCACAGCATTActtttccccttgatatgttgtatatccattgtgaactctgatatgtactgctgccctaaacaaaaacattgcctggtgtctcagagctgggtgtgtctgcacctgctccccctccccatccctggcactccttctcggCCATCTGTCTCTCACCCCTCTCGCAgtactccaccctcgccattcccaacatactTCACTCCCACCAGatctacaaactcgctctccacgcCACATTGacaatacagcactgtgcaagagCCTCGGACACATTAGCTATATAtacgtgcctaagatttttgcacagtactgtacagttCAGTTACAACCCAATTAATGTAACATTAATCATATATACATTTAAGCATTAACAATTAGACAAGTGAGTACGCCGTGCTGAATGCCAAACCTCAGTGAATTTCTGTTTGTAGATTATTCCAATGTTTATTATTACACTCTCCTGTGCATATTTCTGCCATGACTTATCCGAGTGGCATCTGCTGATATTTGTTTTGATGATCGTGAGTTTCAATACAGAAAATCACGTAATCTTGGAATCCTGGTTATAAATTCCTGTACTGCATGAATTGTGTTTGGTTGCACAAACCCGACAAATTAAGGTCACATAAAGTCTGGTCACACACTGGATCACAGTTGGATTTTGACCCAATCTGACTGAGTGAGAGCATCAgaatttctttcctttctttgtGGAACCGCAGCTCACGGCCTTTCCCCCTGGCTCTCTCCAGCTCTTTGAGGACGGACTGGAGCTCCTGAGAAATAATTCCTGGTGTCTTCTTTTCCTTCAAAATCCAGTCTAGTGCCATTTGACTTCTCAAACAATCATCCAAAGGTTGCTTGGAGTAATAGGAAATTACATCCTGCAGAAAAGAATGGAATGCCCATTAAAAAGGATGGCTTATTCACGATACAATGTTGGTTATGTTACCTACAGTACAAAGCATACCAGAAATATTTTGATGTTACCTTTTAAATTGAttataatataaatgaaaatagtAAAAAAACTATATTTCACAACACATCTATAAAGTAGTGATTCAGAGGCAGGTTTAATattacatgaaatttgttgttttgcagcagcagtgcaaagaTGAGAGTGCTTATCAAAAGGAATGCATAAATCCTGCTTTTGTTGCAATTTGCCAGGATATTCATCCCCTGTAAATGTGCAATGTAGTTGCATCAATGCTTTGTACTTTGGTTGAGAAATTGATTCCAAGGCAGGTAGATTACAATGTGCTGGCTTAAATATATGGAGAACTTTAGAAATGGGGGGatgaatttcagaatcagaattagatttaatatcgcaggcatatgtcatgaaatttgttgttttgcagcagcactacaTTATAATATATAGTAAAAAAGAgtgataaattataataagaaatatatatttaaattaagtTATTTAATTAGTGAATAGAGAGCAAaggaaaaatagtgaagtagtgtacatgggttcattgtccattcaaaaatctgatggcgcaGGGGCAaaatctgtttctgaattgctgaatgtgcgttttcaagctcctgtacctcctccctgatggtggcaatgagaaagtgggatgtcctgggtgatggtgggctttaatgatggatgccgcccttTTTCAGGCAttcccttttgaaggtgtccttgatgcttgggaggctagtgcccatgatggagctggctgagtttacaactttctgtagcttttttcaatcctgtgcagtggtgcctccgtacaagatgatgagccaaccatttagaatgctctccatggtatatagcaattctcctcaaactcctaatgaaatatagttgctgtcatgccttctttgtaaatgcatcaatatgttaggcccaaggtagatcttcagagatgttgacaccaggaatttgaaactattCGCTGTTTCCACTGTTGATCCTTCATTGAAGACtaatgtgtgttcccttgacttccccttcttgaagtccacaatcaatttcctaatctcactgacgttgagtgcaaggttgttggtgtgacaccactcaaccagctggcgtagctcgctcctgtacacctcctcatcagcatctgaaattctgcctatGATAGTTATATTCGCGGCAAATTTGTAGACTGGGATTTGAGCTATGACTAGCCACCAGTGTTGGgtgtagagagggtagagcagtgggctaagtgcacgtctttgaggtgtgccagtgttgattgtcagtgaagaggagatgttaATCTGATCGGCATTGACTGTGGTCcctcaatgaggaagtcaaggatctagttgtaGGGAGAGATACAGAGCTTATTGTTTAGTACTGTGTGTATGATTATGTTAAACGcagagttgtaatcaataaacagagcCAAGTGCAAGTTAATGATTTAGTTTTGGGATTCAATTTAATTGTTTTAAAACTTCTTTAGCAAAAATCATCTGCTGAACACATCTTTCAGTTGCCTTGACAACCACACCATTACCTGTCGGGAACACTTCCTTTCTCTCAGAACTTTCAAGCTTCCATTCCAATGTAACAGTTGAAAGATAGTCATCAATTCCTGCAAAACGAGAGGAAGTGAGAGTTCTTTACCTACAAACACAAGCAATGGGGCCATGAGTGAGCCAAGCAGACCCTGGAGCCATCTCTAACACTCAGTCGTATAAGGGCTAATATTCTTGCATCACTTTCCTTGCCTATCACCCATTCCCCTTGATTACTTCAGTGTCAAAAACCCTATTGACTATTGACCTCAGCACTGAGACTGAACACATATTCACCTCTGAGGTAGAGAGTTCAAAAGATTTGCAACCTGTGAATGAAACAATGAAATATTTCATTAACTTTTTCTGTAAGTTTTTCTTTAAAGTGTGTCCCTGGTCTCTTAACCTGAAACAAAGTGCCTTTATCTCAGATGTATTAGCAgaataaatataataaattatAGACTTTCGTAACACAGGTTATTTATTTTGTTTCCACAGGAAATTGTGAGTTTGTAATAATGAGAAGCAAGTGTTCTCAACTCGAGGAAATGCTCAGCACacacttaattaggtacacctgctcattaatgcaaatatctaatcaaccaatcatgtgatagcaactcaatacataaaagcatgtagacatggtcaagatgtgcagttgttgttcagaccaaacataagaatgggaaaggaatgagatctaagtgactttgactgttggtgtgagatggagtggtttgagtattccagaaattgctgatttcctgggatttactcacacaacagtctctagagaatATTGTggggaataaaaaaaaaatccagtcagCGGCaactctgtgggtgaaagcaccttgttaacgagagaagtcaaaggagaatggccagatctgctcaagttgacaggaaggtgtcagtaactcaaataatctcacattaccacagtggtgtgcagaagaacattgcagaatgcacaacacatcgagtctcgaagtggatggggtacagcagcagaagacctcaaacatacattcagtggtcacTGTATTAGGAACAGGAGGTTCCTAGtacagtggccattgagtgtaccgTGTAAGACAATCATTTTAGTTAGAATGCACTAATTTAATCAACATATTCTTCAAGTATTACACAAACCAGTATAAAATAATGAAAAGAGTAAGTTCAGTAAATAGTTCTTCACATTGGCTCTAACAAttaagacacaagagattctgtagatgctggaaatctggaacagcacaacacaaaatgctgaaggaactcagcaggtcaggcatcatccatGGAAAGAACAACAGTCGATGAATATGCCCTAATGTACCTACCTCTGTCACCACCCTGGTAGTGccttccatgcacttaccactctgtgtgaaacgCTGACCACTTCAAACTGCCATACTTCCTTCCAATCACCTAAAAGTATGTTCTTCCATATGcaaaagttactttccccaagtagtaaggctgatcaacctcCACGAACTACCCGGCCTATCCACACTCCCCACCTCCACTATTTTTGTTCAAGTCCCCTTATGTACAGGCACTCCTATGCCCAGTGTCActtcatggacatacaatcaatctatgtatagaagaagctatcttatgtatttgcgtgttttgtgttattttttaatcattatgttctttatcttagtgttttttcttgtgttgcatcagatccagagtaacaattatgttGTTCtcttttatacttgtgtactggaaatattAAACTACCTTGAATTTTGAATGTCCATCAATTCCTCgtattaccttgtacacctctgtcaagccaCCTTTCATCATCCttcactgcaaagagaaaagccctggctcactcaGCTTATCTTCATAaggcacaagagattttgcagatgctggaaatccacagcagtACACCGAAAATGCAGCgcgtcaggcagcattgatgccAGGAGTTCCCAAACTTTCTTATGCCTTCGACCAAtaacattaagcaaggggtctgtggacccaaggttgggaacccgatctatggacaggaataagcagtcaatgtttcgggctgagtctCTTCATCAAGATGTATGATGATCAAGTTACCTGAAATTCCAACATAGATTTTCCTTTATTAGCCTGCAGCATGTGGTAGTAGGTCCCAATGCTTGTGTTTGGATCCATGGCATCCTCTGAACTGCCCTTATAAAAATGGAATTAAAAAAAAGTCTTGTAAAATTGCTTTTGATTTCCACTCCATCAATCTATTTAAAAGGATACTCATACAACCTGGATCTCCAAGGGGAGCAAGATTTTTCAATGAATACTTCTGAATGAAAAAAGTAAGAACctttaaaacaaagatgtaatgtgGAGGTTTGATTAGGCATTGGTCAGGTGACTTTTCAAGTATCGTgaggagttttgggccccttcgggatgtcattggagagggtccagaggaggttctcaaaTGATCCCCCGAATGAAAGGGTTAGTATGTTggatgtgtttgatggctctgagcttgtatttgctggaaattagaagagtgggggttggggatctcattgaaacctatcaaatattgaagaacttagatagagtggatgttgggaGAATATTCCCTATAGTGGGTgggtctagaacaagagggcacaggctctgaatagaaggacattcatttagaacagagataaggaggaatttatttagtcagAGGGGGTTGAATCTGCGGaactcattgccatagatggctgtggaagccaagtcattgggtatatttaaagaggaggtttttAGGATTTTGataagtcagggtgtcaaagattacagggagaaggcaggggaatgggtttgggtgggattataaatcagcaataatggaatggtggagaggaCTCGCTGGACTGgttggcctcattctgctctgaCTGTATGTTTGGTGGTTTTATGGAATTTTAGTGGGCAGTTGAGTGAAATAATCTGAAGAATCTGTAGGATAATTGTGTTGAATTTACAATTCATTCTAGTTATAAACAAGACTAATGCAACAtcgaacatgaggaaatctgcagatgctggaaattcaaacaacaacacacacaaaatgctggtggaacacagcaggccagacagcgcttctcactatagatgctgcctggcctgctgtattccaccagcgttttgtgtgtattgttgttaCTAATGCAACATGTCTGTTTTTCATTAGCAATGAGGATGGATTATGATATGTGTGTTCTTTTTATGGGTCACAAAAGTTAATATTGAACATCATGGAAATATAATTTTGGTCTTTAATGTTTAACATCATCAGCTTATCAGttgtcaattttatttatttattattgatctatctgcttatttatttaattgattattcatttatttgtctATCTATCCACTTATTTaatcatatttgcacagtttgtcttcttttgcatgctGGTTGTTTGTCACTCTTGGTTTGTGCGTAGttcttcattaattctattgtatttctatgttttactgtgaatgcccacaaaaaataaatctcaagttAGAGTATGGTGTcatgtatgtacttcaataataaatttactttgaactctgatgaGCACCATTTGGCTTAGAGCGATAGTGTAAACGTTACCTGAAACATCATGTTGCCAAGATGTTGGTGGATTGACATGTGTTAGAGACTGCAGTAGGGAGGGGATGATGTGGTCAGTGAAGATATCCATCACTAGATCATTGGCAGAATGACCTCAGAGACATATGTATCAATAAGCTTGATAGAacacagagaacatttacaaggatgtagaCGGGACttcaggacctgagttacaggggaaggttgaataggatTGAACTTTATTCACTGGCGCATAGGACATTTAGGGGGAATCCTATAGACGtacagtatacaaaattatgagaggtgtggatagagtgagactagaactagaggacatagatttgggtgaaaggtgaaataattaAGGGGAagtgtttcactcagagggtgctgcaAGTGTGGAACGTACTGCCGATGAAAATTGTAGATGCGAATTCAGTTGGAACATCTGAGAGAAGTGTGATAGGTAGATGCATGGGAgaagtatggagggatatggtccagtgcAGGTACATGGGACTAAGCAAAGGATcaggctggcatggactagatgggttgaagggtctgtttctgtgatgtaataCTCTATCACTCCATGAGTCTTATACACAACTAAGCTGACATATGAAGGGTGGTAGTTTTTGGAGATTAAAATATCAGATACTATCATAAATTATTGTAATTTTTCAATTCTAGCCTGCCATCATTTATTAAATCGCTGAGCTGGTCTCTTGTACACCTGCAGGAGTTTAATCCCCATCCATTGAAGATATAGGTTGTCAGAGTGGAGATATTGTAAATGTGATGATATTAATGTGTCCTCTAACCATGCAACTTATTTCCATAACTGCATGCAAATATGCTGCTCGAATTTGTAACTATCTAATATTTCTGTGTCGTTACTGATCTTTCTTGATTATGTGATAAAGCAGGACATTCAGTGGAGGAGGATGAAGTCACTGAAGGAAGAGTTGGGATTTCCACATTAAAGCAAAGATAAAGGAAAATCTGAAGATTGCTGTTGATTGCAGTTTAGTGATGTCAGTCTGATTTCCCTCATAACTTCAAGATCTGGGCCATGTTTCGAGCAGTGTTactgctttgtggctaagtttgcagctGGTAGAAAGTTCatggctcaaagtaaatttattatcaaagtacatacagtatatctcAGCACGTGCttcccagagattcattttctcacaggtATTCACAGCAGATAaaaataaccacaatagaatcaatgaaaaactacacacaaagacaatcaaataaccaatgtgcaaaggaatagaaactgtgcaaatacaacaataatacatacatacatacatacttaaataaataaatgataaatagtattgagaacatgaattgtacagtccttgaaattgagttcatagattgtagaatcagttcattgttgagatgagtgaagttattcacgctggttcaggagcctgaagggtaataactgtacctgaacctggtggtgtgggacctaaggatcctgcacctccttcctgatggcagcagcgagaagagaacatggcctggatagcatgggtccttgatgacagatgctactttcttgtggcaacaCTCCTTGTtagtgtgctcagtgatgggggggggggggagcttttcctgggctgtatccactacgtGTTGTGgctttttctgttcaaaggcattggtgtttccatcgcAGGCCATGAagcaactgtggtgaactatgtgcctgtctggacacgccccctgctgactgctcctgtggctcctcccacaggcccctgtataaagacgatctgaggcctgacgctcggcctcagtctccaggacatagtatgatggacactcactcctggttccttcttctagtcaataaaagctgatatctcgccttacgtctcagtgtgagttattgatggtgcatcagcaaccagtcaggatgctctccattctgaatgtatagaagtttgtcaaagtttagcATGACTTGCTGAaccttgcaaacttctaagaaagtagacgtgctgtcatgccttctttgtgatggcattcaTATGCTGGTCCCAGTACATATCCTTTGAATTGATagtaccaaggaatttaaagttactgaccctccccAACTCTAATATCCTGATCaggactggctcacagacctcCAGTTTCCCCAAAAGGTAAGTGGAGGTGCAGGCAGTGTTGAAaaacagggtgtctgcagaagtaCCTGGACATATTTGGAGAACAggaaaagaagaggcagatggaatataatatagagaaatgtatggtcatgcacattggtagaaggagtaaaggtgTCGACTATTTTGAAACGGTGATTAATTCCAAACCCTCAGTATAAGGCTGCCTCGTGAGATGTCAGTTTTGTAAGTGAGCATTGCTGACCAAAGATAAATCAAACCAATAGAGCTTATGGTACTTACACAGACGGAGGCAATGGCTTCCTCCATGCTTTCCCTGATAAATTCCACTGTGATTATACGAGATGGCTGTTCATTGAAGACAGAGTTCATTAGGGCCACTCTGGCTGCGTCTCGTCTTGCATCAGCTTTGGTTGAACAGTACTAAACAGAGAAATAGTAACAAAGTTTACAGAACTCAGAGAATATTGGGAAATACATacagaactcaacaagtcagccAGCGTCTATGGCGGGGAATAAGAAGTTCACAAACAGTCTCAGCCCACAGATTCTTTTTAAatccagggtttttttttaataaggccataagacataggagcagaactataCCATTTGGGCCATcaggtctgttctgccatttgatctTGACCGATCCATCTccctatcaaccccattctcctgcattctccctgtagcctttcaTACCCTGACTTAGAATCTaactttgtatcgtctgcaagcttggccacaaagctataaATTCTGTTATTTAAGTCAGGGacgtataacataaaaagaatctgtTCCAACAcggatccctgcggaacaccactagtcaccagaagccaatcagaaaaggctcccattaTTCCTGTTCTTTACCTTCTGGCAATCAGCCACTGTTCTGtcctatcttgctaagcagcctcatgtgtagcaacttgtgaaagaccttctgaaaatccaagtacacaacattcactgattctttttgtctatccttcttgttatttcttcaaagaattccagcagatttatcaggcaagattttcccttaagtaaCAATGCTGATTTTGATGTATTTTACCatatgtctccaagtaccccaaaacctcatctttaacaatcaaCTTCAACATATATCCAGCCACTAAGGTCAGCctatctggcctataattacctttcttctccccctctcccttcttgaagagaggaGTGATACAGtctatttgcaattttccagacttccAGAATCGtatcagaatctagtgattcttgaaagatgaatcctaatgcctccacaatctcttcagctatcttttTCAGAatcctgaggtgtagtccatctagtccaggtgtcttatctaccttcagacctttcagcttcccagcaccttctccctagtaacagCAACTGCTGCCATCGatactcttgaacttctggcatactactagtgtcttccacagtgaagattgatgcaacaTACTTActtagtttgtccaccatttccttatcccccattactacctcttcagcatcattttccaatggtctgatagctactctcatctcccttctactctctatatatctgaaaaaacttttgctatcctcttAGAATTTATTGGCTAGATATTATtacttttgtatttcatcttttccctcattgtggcttttttagttgccttatgtTGGTTTTTTAAACCTCCCCAATCCTCTAAACTTCctgttaatttttgctctattatataccctctcatttgctttaatgttggctttgacttaccttttcagccacggttgcatcatcctgcTTTTAGAATATTcgttcttctttgggatgtaccgtatctatcctgtgccttcctaattgctcccagaatctccagccatcactctctgccatcatccctgctggtgtccccttccaatcaactttggccagttcctcacttatgcctctgtaattctctttactccactttaATACTGAAACATGTagctttagcttctccctctcaagctgcagggtgaattctatcaaatTATGATCACAA is from Hypanus sabinus isolate sHypSab1 chromosome 5, sHypSab1.hap1, whole genome shotgun sequence and encodes:
- the LOC132393868 gene encoding protein limb expression 1 homolog, which gives rise to MRRHAGSAFILSEEDRHKMDNNLKPLQDIVSSMLPDKNPAFIFKDLNVVEALQEFWEKKRNQGAVFKNGSLVVYESVPSILAPHVCYVTLPGGSCFGNFQYCSTKADARRDAARVALMNSVFNEQPSRIITVEFIRESMEEAIASVCGSSEDAMDPNTSIGTYYHMLQANKGKSMLEFQELMTIFQLLHWNGSLKVLRERKCSRQDVISYYSKQPLDDCLRSQMALDWILKEKKTPGIISQELQSVLKELERARGKGRELRFHKERKEILMLSLSQIGSKSNCDPVCDQTLCDLNLSGLCNQTQFMQYRNL